The window TTTGCGATAACCTTTTCAGGGTCTTTCATCTGGATGGTTATCAACCTGTTTCCTTTAAAACGTATCAGGGAGAAGTCGGCAATCTCGTTCCATAATATTTCCTCAGCTCCGCAGATAGAGATGCCTCTATCGGTAAATTCTATTTCTTTCTTATGGTTTATGAGGAGCTTTATCATTTTATAAGCCATAAACAAACCGCCACCACCAAAGAAGATGATGGAGAAGATGCCAGCAACTCTTATTGTCCATAGTGGATAAGTTGTGGTGGGGTTTTCTATGGTAAGAAGCCATACGCCTAAGGCGGTAAACGCAATACAACCTAAGTAAACAAGGATTTTCTTTGTCTGATTCATTTGTTTTTATTGTTTTATATTCTTCATACTCAACCCGATACGTTTGCGACGCATATCGACTTCGACGACACGGACACGGATGTGCTGATGAAGGCGTACGACTTGTGTGGGGTCGGTGACGAAGCGGTCGGAGAGCTGGGAGATGTGGACAAGACCGTCTTGATGGACACCGATGTCGACGAAGACACCGAAGTTGGTGATATTCGTCACGATACCAGGGAGTTCCATTCCTACGATGAGGTCGTTGAGGGAGTGGACATTCTTGTCGAATTCGAAGACTTCCACCTCTCCACGTGGGTCACGGCCAGGCTTCTCAAGTTCGGTGAGGATGTCGCGGAGGGAAACCTCCCCCAACCCCTCCGAAAGGAGGGGAGTGCATAGGCGCTCACAAGAGGGTAAGGACTTTTTTAATTTATCTCCATCTTTCAGCGAATCGTTTCCAGTACTCCCCCTCTCCTTTCGGAGAGGGGGGTGGGGGGTGAGGTATCTCTTGACATCAATTTCCGCCAAGAGTTTTTTATTGCCAATCAAATCCTTTATCGTACATCTCAGGTCCTTCGCCATTTGCTCAACGATGTGATAGCTCTCGGGATGAACGGCAGAGTTGTCGAGCGGGTTCTTGGCATTGGGGATGCGGAGGAAGCCTGCGCATTGCTGGAAGGCTGTATCGCCCAGACGCTTCACCTTCTTCAATTGGGTACGTGAGGTGAAGGGACCGTGCTCACGACGATAATCAACGATGTTTTGGGCAAGGGCAGGACCGAGTCCGCTGACGTATGTAAGCAAGTGACGGGAAACCGTGTTGAGGTTGACACCCACCTGATTGACACAACTCATCACCGTTTGGTCGAGGGAGTGCTTGAGCTTCGATTGGTCAACATCGTGTTGGTATTGTCCGACACCGATACTCTTCGGGTCAATCTTCACAAGTTCAGCGAGTGGGTCCATCAATCGTCTACCGATGGATATGGCTCCACGTGTGGTGACGTCTTCATCGGGGAACTCCTCGCGAGCTACGGGTGAGGCGGAGTAGATAGATGCACCGTCCTCGGAGACAAGGAAGATAGAAGAAGCCCCACCCGACCTCCCCGAAGGGGGAGGAGACAAGCTTGCAAGTTCTTTGCTGAGGCGTGGGGGGATAGGTGCTCCCCTCCTTTCGGAGGGGTTGGGGGAGGCTTCTCTCCCCCTCTCCCTTCGGAGAGGGGGTTGGGGGGTGAGGCTGTTCTCCACAAACTCCTTACTCTCCCTGCTTGCCGTACCATTACCAATGGCAATGGCCTCAATCTTATATGTGCTTATCATCCTCTGCAGGGCTTCGGTGGCTTGTCTTACCTGATTGCGAGGCGGATGCGGATAGATAATCTCGTGATGCAGGAGGTTACCTTGTTCGTCAAGGCAAGCAATCTTACATCCGTTGGCAAAACCGGGGTCGAGGGCGAGGACACGCTTCTGACCGAGTGGGGGAGAGAGGAGAAGCTGACGGAGGTTCTCGGTAAAGACCTTGATAGCCTCTTCATCGGCACGCTCCTTGCTCAAGGCGGCAAATTCGTTTTCAATGCTCGGATTGATAAGACGTTTGAAGGAGTCTTCAACGGCTTGGGTGACGAGGGTCTGGCACACTCCGTGTCCACGCACGAATTGGCGGGTGAGACGTGAGATACATTCCTCGCTATCAATCGTGATGCTTATGCGCAAGATACCTTGGTTCTCACCACGACGCATGGCAAGAAGTCGGTGGCTATTGCATCGTCGGAGAGGTTCGGAGAAATCGAAGTAATCAGCGAACTTCTGCGCCTCGTCGGTATCCTTCATCTTCTTGATGACCTTCGATGTGATGACAGCCCCACGCTGGTAAGCCGTGCGGACGGTATTGCGTGCTTGCTGGTTCTCAGAAACAATCTCGGCGATGATGTCTAAAGCCAAAGCCCCACCCGACCTCCCCGAAAGGGGAGGAGGCAAGTTTGCAAGTTCTTTGCTGAGGTGTTGGGGAAGATTCAAAGTGCCCTTCTTCTCTTGTGTGCGCATAGGCACTCCCCTCCCTTCGGAGGGGTTGGGGGAGGCTTCTTTCAAAGTGCCCTTCTTCTCTCGTGTGCGCATAGGCACTCCTCCCCATTCGGGGAGGTTGGGCGGGGCTTCTCTCCCCCCTTCGGGGGAGTTGGAGGGGGCTGTAGGGTTTTGGGCTTCTCTCATTATTGCCAACGCCAATGGCTCCAATCCCTGCTCACGGGCAATCTGAGCACGTGTACGGCGTTTGGGCTTATAAGGTAGGTAGATGTCTTCCAACTCTGTGGAATCCATACA of the Prevotella melaninogenica genome contains:
- a CDS encoding STM3941 family protein, with the translated sequence MNQTKKILVYLGCIAFTALGVWLLTIENPTTTYPLWTIRVAGIFSIIFFGGGGLFMAYKMIKLLINHKKEIEFTDRGISICGAEEILWNEIADFSLIRFKGNRLITIQMKDPEKVIANESSWIKRKTMEYNLKTINALYSFPAYMMAGRAEEALTLCKLNLAKHK
- a CDS encoding Tex family protein — protein: MNRQPPYSKETEHKNNSKHSANRALPPSGELEGASGVSFISHSLSLPLQSVSAVLTLLDEGCTIPFISRYRKERTGNLDEVQITNISELNDRLKELGKRKETILKTIREQEKLTPELEAKILACMDSTELEDIYLPYKPKRRTRAQIAREQGLEPLALAIMREAQNPTAPSNSPEGGREAPPNLPEWGGVPMRTREKKGTLKEASPNPSEGRGVPMRTQEKKGTLNLPQHLSKELANLPPPLSGRSGGALALDIIAEIVSENQQARNTVRTAYQRGAVITSKVIKKMKDTDEAQKFADYFDFSEPLRRCNSHRLLAMRRGENQGILRISITIDSEECISRLTRQFVRGHGVCQTLVTQAVEDSFKRLINPSIENEFAALSKERADEEAIKVFTENLRQLLLSPPLGQKRVLALDPGFANGCKIACLDEQGNLLHHEIIYPHPPRNQVRQATEALQRMISTYKIEAIAIGNGTASRESKEFVENSLTPQPPLRRERGREASPNPSERRGAPIPPRLSKELASLSPPPSGRSGGASSIFLVSEDGASIYSASPVAREEFPDEDVTTRGAISIGRRLMDPLAELVKIDPKSIGVGQYQHDVDQSKLKHSLDQTVMSCVNQVGVNLNTVSRHLLTYVSGLGPALAQNIVDYRREHGPFTSRTQLKKVKRLGDTAFQQCAGFLRIPNAKNPLDNSAVHPESYHIVEQMAKDLRCTIKDLIGNKKLLAEIDVKRYLTPHPPLRKERGSTGNDSLKDGDKLKKSLPSCERLCTPLLSEGLGEVSLRDILTELEKPGRDPRGEVEVFEFDKNVHSLNDLIVGMELPGIVTNITNFGVFVDIGVHQDGLVHISQLSDRFVTDPTQVVRLHQHIRVRVVEVDMRRKRIGLSMKNIKQ